The genomic DNA CAGCGGATGCTGCCGCGAAGTGGGGCCGGTTCGAACTGCTCGCCACGCAGACGCGCAGCGACATGTCGGGCGAGGTCGTGCTCGACGTCGTTCTCCGCGACGACGAGCAGCAGCTCGCGGTCGCCGGCTCCGGCAACGGCCCGGTCGCGGCGTTCGTCGAGGTGCTGCGGGCGCAGGGCTTCGACATCACCGTCTACGACTACGTCGAGCACGCTCTCAGCGCCGGCGGCGACGCGCAGGCGGCCGCCTACGTCGAACTGCAGGTCGGCGACCAGCGGCTCTGGGGCGTCGGCATCGACGGCGACATCTCGACGGCATCCCTCAAGGCGATCGTCTCGGGCGTGAACCGCTCGATCCGCACCCGCCAGCAGGAACTCGCCGCCGTCTGACGCCTACGGCTTGACGATCGGAATGGTGCCCGTCTCTGCCGCCACCTTGCGGCGGTAGAGACGGCGCTGTTCCGGGAGTGAGAGATCGAAGGCGACTGCCAGCACGCGGATGATCGCGGTCACCACGATCCCGATCACCCCGGCCACGGCGAGGTTCACGCCGACCGCGTTCGCGATCACGATCACGGTGCATCCGGCGGCCGCGGCCACCGCATACAGCGATCCGACATGCATGATCGCGACCGGCAGCCCCATGATGACGTCGCGCAGGACGCTGCCGCCGACGGCGGCGCACACGCCGATGAAGACCGCAGGCACCGGGGGAACCCCCAGTCCCAGTGCCTTGCTGGTGCCAAAAGCACCGAACATTCCGATGACGACGGCATCGAGACCCACGATGATCGCGTTGGCCCGGTTCAGAAGACCGGCCAGAAGCATGCCGATGATGGCGGCGCCGCCGGCGGTGACCAGATACCAGTTGTTCTGGAGCGTCGCCGGCGGCTGCCCCAGCAGCAGGTCGCGGATGAGACCGCCGCCCATACCGATGAGGATGCCGATGATCGACACGCCGAGCAGATCCAGGCGTCGCTGACCCTGGAAGCCGGAGGCGAACATCGCGCCCTGGATGCCGCCAAGGCCGACGCCGAGGAGATCCGCCCAGAGGGGAATGAAGAACTGCGGTTCGGTCACCCGTCTATTCTCCCGCACGGAGGATAATCGAATGGTGCCCACCTATCGAGACGAAGCGGTGATTCTGCGCACTCACAAGCTGGGTGAGGCCGATCGCATCGTCACCATGCTCTCGCGACGGCACGGCAAGGTCCGTGCGGTCGCCAAGGGCGTCCGGCGCACGTCGTCGAAGTTCGGCTCGCGCCTGGAGCCGTTCATGGTGGCCGATGTGCAGCTGTATCAGGGCCGTTCTCTCGACATCGTGCAGCAGGCGGAATCACTGGGGTCGTACGGCACCGAGATCGCCGCCCACTACGAGCGCTTCACGTCAGCCAGTGCGATGGTGGAGACCGCCGACCGTCTCAGCGACTCCGAGGCGACGCCGGATCAGTATCTGCTGCTCGTCGGCGGGCTGCGCGCATTGTCGCGTGGCGAGCATGCGCCCCGCAGCATCCTGGATTCCTACCTGCTGCGGGTGATGGCACTCTCCGGCTGGGCGCCTTCGCTCGAAGATTGCGCTCGATGCGCGGCGCGCGGTCCGCACACGACCTTCGTCGGCCAGCTCGGCGGGCTCGTCTGCGTGGACTGCGCCCCGGCGGGCAGCCCACGCATCGCCGAGGCGACTCTTTCGCTTCTGCGCTCGCTGATGGCGGGGGAGTGGGATGCGGTCGACGCGGCGTCGCCTGTCGCCACCGCCTCCGCATCCGGCCTGATCGCGGCCTACGCGCAGTGGCATCTCGAGCGCGGTATCCGCTCGCTCGCCCACATCTCCGTTCCGCCACGGGAAGGACCCCGGTGACCCCGAAGCCGTACACCCACAAGGACGCCGTGGCGTATCGCCCGCTGGACTGGACCGGCATCCAGCCCCCGGTCTTCCCGGCCGTTCCGGAACATGTCGCCATCGTCATGGATGGCAACGGCCGCTGGGCGAATCGGCGGGGCCTCAGCCGTGTCGAAGGTCACAAGGCCGGCGAGGAGGTGCTGCTCGACGTCGTCGCGGGCGCGATCCAGGCGGGCGTCAAGCATCTGTCGGTGTACGCCTTCTCGACCGAGAACTGGGCGCGCTCCCCTGAGGAGGTGCGCTTCCTGATGGGGTACAACCGCGACGTGCTGCACCGCCGCCGCGATCAGCTCAACGAGTGGGGGGTGCGCGTGCGCTGGGCCGGGCGCAAGCCTCGGCTCTGGGGCAGCGTCATCAAGGAACTGCAGTACGCAGAGCAGCTCACCCGTGGCAATGACGTCCTCACTCTGACCATGTGTGTGAATTACGGCGGCCGGGTCGAGCTCGTCGACGCGATGCGTGCGCTGGCATCCGAGGTCGCGGCGGGGCGGCTGAAGCCGAACGCGATCACCGAGAAGATGATCCGCCGGAACCTGTACGTGCCGGACATGCCGGACGTCGACCTGTTCCTGCGCAGCTCGGGGGAGCAGCGCACCTCGAACTTCCTGCTGTGGGAATCGGCATACGCCGAGATGGTGTTCCTCGACACCCTCTGGCCGGACTTCTCCCGCGAAGAGCTGTGGCGCGCGATCGGGATCTATCTCTCGCGCGACCGCCGCTTCGGGGGCGCGGTGGATGCTCCCGGCTCCGCCTGAACCCTCAACCACTTCTCGGTCTCGCGAGGGTGCGCCAGCCGCACGATCGTGAGGTGCGGGAACGTGTCGGCGATCGTCGGCATGCGCTCGGTCCAATGCCGGAGGGTCTTCGTCTGCCAGGCGAGGATGTTGTGATCAGGGTCTCTGGTCATGAGCAGCTTCCAGATCGGCTTCTCCACGTTGCCGTTGTACATCCGGGTGCGCAGGATGCTGCGACCGAGCGTGCGGCGTATCAGCCGAGAGCGCACGACCGGATACGGGTAGTCGAGCCAGATCACGAGTTGCGCGCGCGGGGTCATGATCTCGTCCGTGCCCTTGCTCGTGTACTGCCACTCGGTGATCCAGCGCTCGGTCGCCGCGAACGCACCGACGTCATCGAGGAAATCCGGTCGAGGTGTCCAATGCGGGCCGTGGAACAGCGCATCGATCTCGACGTGGCGGAGGCCCCAGGCCTTGCCTATCCGGGCAGCGAGAGTCGTCTTCCCTGAGCCGGTGACGCCGGCGATGAGCACGCGCTGCGGCCGAAACGGCAGAGGATCAGCGGCGAAGAGCATCCGGGAACTCATGATCGCGGAAGTCTCAGCCAGGCCTCGGTCTCGCGCGGGTGACGGAGGCGCACGATCGTGAGGTGCGGGAAGTCGGCCTGGATCGCAGGCATTCGCTGGGCCCACTTGTCGCGGGTGTTCCTCTGCCAGTCGAGGATGTTCTCTTCCCCGCGGACGGTCAGCGCCTGGAGGAGATTCGGTTCCCTGTTGCCGTTCCAGAGTCTCGTCCGGAACACCCGGCGCTTCAACGTCCTGCCGACGAGCCGCCGACGCACCAACGGGTACGGGTAGTCGAGCCACAGCACCAGCTGAGCGCGTGGCGCGAGGATCGCGTCCGTGCCCTTACTCGTGTACTGCCATTCGGTGACCCACCGTTCCTCAGCGGCGAAGGCGCGGACGTCATCGAGGAACTCCGGTCGGGGTGTCCAGTTCCGACCGTGGAAGAGGGCGTCGATCTCGACGTGTCGGAGCCCCCACGCCTCGTCGATGCGCGACGCAAGCGTCGTCTTCCCCGAGCCCGTGATGCCGGCGATCAGTACCCGCTCCGGCCGGAACGGCAGGGGATCATCGGCGGAGAGCATCCGAAAATCCTATCGGCGGAATAGCCCAAAGGTGCATGCGGTTGGATGAAGACGTGACTGAACCCATCTCCATCGACATCTGGTCCGACATCGCCTGCCCGTGGTGCTACATCGGCAAGCGCAACCTCGAGACCGGTCTCGCCGCGGTCGCCGCCGACGAGGATGCCCCTGAGGTGAAGGTGACCTTCCACTCCTTCGAACTTTCCCCGGACACTCCGGTCGACTTCGACGGCGACGAGGTCGACTTCCTTGCCGGCCACAAGGGCATGCCCAGGGACCAGGTCGAGCAGATGCTCGCCCATGTCACGGGTGTCGCCGAGGCTGCAGGTCTGGGGTACCGCTTCGATCTCCTCCAGCACACGAACACCGTGAAAGCGCACGAGCTGCTCCACTTCGCGAAGGCGCAGGGGCTCCAGCACGAGATGGAGGAGCGGCTCATGTCCGCCTACTTCACCGAGGGCAAGCACGTCGGGCGCATCGATGATCTCGTGGAACTCGCCGCTGAGGTCGGCCTCGATGCCGACGACGCGCGTGAAGCGCTCCAGACCGCCCGGTACCTGCCGGCCGTGCGTCAGGACCAGGAGCAGGCCCGTGCCTACGGCATCCAGGGCGTGCCGTTCTTCGTGATCGACGGTCAGTACGGCATCAGCGGGGCACAGCCCCCTGCTGCGTTCGAGAATGTGCTGCGCGACCTCTGGGCGAAGCGGGGAGCGCCCGTCGAGGCCTGAGTCGTCGCTACGACGAGACACGGCGGGGCCCCGATGCCGGGACCCCGCCGTTCCGTTTCGACCGGTGCCGGTCAGATCTGCTCCTGTCTGGGGGCGAGCGGCAGCGGCTCCATCGGCTGGTCGTTCGCGGTCAGATCGATGCCGAGATCGCGCGCGTAGACGACGCGGGTTGCGATCGATACCTCGTCGCCCACCTCGGTGAGCTCGAAGACGCGGCCCCCACGCATGCGGTTGCGCTCGTCTCCGGACAGGCCGTACGCGCCGAAGCCGGTTCCGGGCGCATAGCCGAGCTTGATGCCGTAATAGTCGCCCACGTAGTCGTTGACGTGATCATGGCCCACGAACACGCCCTTCACATCGCCACGCTCGAGGATCGCGTTGAAGAGCCCCGAGTTGAACGGACCGGGGCACTCGTCCTCGTTCCGCTCACCGACGATGCCGTGACGGTCCCTGCCGCGCGCGGCGTCGGCTTCCGTCCGGGTGTCGACGCCGCCCCACCACATGAAGCGGTGCTCCCACAGCGCGATGTGGATGAACATGAGGCCGGGCACCTTCTGGCCGCGGCGCTGCTCGAGCCGCTGCGACTGCTCGCGATACCAGGCGACCTGATCCATGCGCAGCCAGTCCCAGGTGGGATAACCGGTGAAGTCCTGTCCGTTGATCGCATCCGGCGCATAGCGACCCGAGTCCAGCAACCACAGCGAGAACGCCTCGCGATTCTTCTTCCGCGACGACGAGATCGGCACGATCGTGTTACTGGTGCCCGTCAGCCCTCGGGCATTGTCGGCGTTCATGTTGAACTCGTACGAGCGGTAGATCTGGAGCATCCCCGCCTCGTCGACGCCCGACTCCGGCAGCGAGTCCTCGTCGTGGTTGCCGTACGTGACCGCCCACGGGATCCGCCGGGACTCCATCGGCCACACGACGTTGTTGATCGCCTGCTTGACAGCGAGTCGTGTCTCGCAGCCGCTCGAGATCACATCTCCGTTGATGACCACGAAGTCCGGCTTCTCCTGGTCGAGCACCTTCTCGATGAGTTCGACCGTACGGCGGTCGGTCTGCTCGTCGTCCTGCGTGTCGTTGAACTGCACCACCTTGAATGTTCCACCGGCGCGGAAGCGCAGCCGCGGGCCGTTCGCACGTGGACTTCCCGAGGCGGAACTCGTGGCGGTCGCGGGATCGGACGGCGGCGCGGACTCCGCGTGCGCAGCGCCGATCGGCAGCGCGGCGCCCAGAGCGCCGAGCGCTCCCGCGGTGATCACTGTGCGTCGGCTCATCGGCATTCGGTCGGGCATTGCTGGGCTCCTTCGTCTACGGCGGGTTTCGCCGCGGTGAGACTAAGGAGGGCAGATGGCGTGAGGCTGACGCGCAGATGAACGGGGCAGCGGAATCACCTGTGGATGAGCGGGGTGCGCAAATGACGCGCAGGTGAACGAAGTACCTGCACGATGCCGCGACCCCGCAGCGAACGTCAGCGGCGAGCGGTGACCAGGGCGCTCTCGATCGCGGAGACGATCTCGGGTGCGTCCGGCTTCTGCTTCGGCCGGAAACGCTGCACCTCGCCGTCAGGCAGCACGAGGAACTTCTCGAAGTTCCACTCCACGCGGCCGGCCTTGCCGCCGGCATCCGGTGTCTGCTTCAGCGCCTTGTAGAGCTCGGTGGCGTTCTTTCCGTTGACCTTGACCTTGTCTGCCAGCGGGAAAGTGACGCCATAGGTCGTCGAGCAGAACTCGAGGATCTCCTCGACCGATCCTGGTTCCTGGCCGAAGAACTGGTTGCTGGGGAAGCCGAGCACCGTGAAGCCGCGGTCGCCGTAGAGGCGCTGCAGTTCCTCGAGCTGCTCGTACTGCGGGGTGAGGCCGCACTTCGAGGCGACATTCACGACCAGCACCACGTCTGCACCCAGATCATCGAGCGTTTTCTCGGCTCCCTGGGCGTCGGTGAACGGGATGGAACGGAGGGCGGAATCGGTCATATCCCCAGCCTAAACGCGACTGCCCGCCGGGGGCTCCGGGTCTGGGAGAATGGAGAGGTCATGACTCTTGCTCCAGCTACCGTGCGCCCGCTCCGAATCGGGCCGATCGCCCTCGACGTGCCCGTCGTCCTCGCACCCATGGCGGGGATCACCAACACCGCCTTCCGGCGTCTCTGCCGTGAGTACGGCGCCGGCCTCTACGTCAGCGAGATGATCACCTCCCGCGCGCTCGTGGAGCGCAACGAGACGACGATGCGCCTCATCCGGCACCACGAGTCCGAGACGCCCCGCTCGATCCAGCTGTACGGCGTCGACCCGAAGACGATCGCCGAGGCGGTCCGCATCATCGTCGCCGAAGACCACGCCGACCACATCGATCTGAATTTCGGATGCCCGGTGCCCAAGGTCACCCGCAAGGGCGGCGGAGCGGCGCTCCCGTGGAAGAGCCGGTTGTTCGCAGACATCGTCGACCAGGCGGTCAAGGCGGCCGGGCCGGTGCCGTTGACGGTCAAGATGCGCAAGGGCATCGACAAGGATCACCTCACCTTCCTCGAAGCAGGACGAGCTGCGGAGGATGCCGGCGCGGCCGCGGTCGCGCTGCACGCGCGGACCGCGGGGGAGTATTACTCCGGGCACGCGGATTGGAACGCGATCGGCGAGCTGAAACAGGCCGTCACCAGCATCCCGGTCCTCGGCAACGGCGACATCTGGTCGGCGGACGACGCGGTGCGGATGATGGCCGAAACCGATTGCGACGGCGTCGTGGTCGGTCGCGGATGCCTCGGCCGACCCTGGCTGTTCGGTGAGCTCGCCGCCGCCTTCGGAGCGCCGTCGCGTCCGGTCGATGCCACGTTGGGCTTCGTCGCGAACGCATTCCGCCGTCATGCCGAACTGATCGTCGAGTTCTATGAGGACGAGAGCCACGGATGCCGTGACATCCGCAAGCACGTCTCCTGGTACTTCAAGGGCTATCCGGTCGGCGGCGACATCCGCACCGGACTCGCGACCGCGTCGAGCCTCGCCGAGATCGATGACCTGCTCGGCCAGCTCGACCACACGGCGCCGTATCCGGGTGCGGATGCGGAGGGCCAGCGTGGACGCGCAGGTCACGCCAAGCGCACGGCGCTGCCGGATAAATGGTTGGAGTCGCGAGAGATCGAGGCTTCGGCGTCGGAGATGATGCGAGGAGCGGAGATCGAGAACAGTGGTGGCTGATCTGCGTACGGACGGCTACGACCCGCGCGATGCCGAGCGCTTCTTTGCCGAGACCCACCGTTCCGAGCGCAACGACTTCGCCAGAGATCGGGCGCGCGTGGTGCACTCGGCGGCACTGCGTCGTCTGGCGGCGAAGACGCAGGTGCTGAGCCCCGCGAGCACCGCCGACTTCGCACGCAACAGACTGACGCACTCGCTCGAGGTGGCGCAGGTCGGCCGCGAACTCGCGACCGCGCTCGGCGTCTCCGAAGACGTCGTCGACACGGCGTGCCTGAGCCACGACCTCGGGCATCCGCCATTCGGTCATAACGGCGAGCGTGCACTGAACGAATGGGCAGAGCACATCGGCGGCTTCGAGGGCAATGCGCAGTCGCTGCGCATCCTGACCCGGCTCGAGGCCAAGGTCCTCGATGACGATGATCACTCGGTCGGGCTCAACCTCACCAGAGCGACGCTCGATGCCACGTGCAAGTATCCGTGGACGGTCGACAGCCCGGTGCCGGATCCCGGTGGTCGGCTGAAGTTCGGGGTGTACCCCGAAGACGAGGCCGTGTTCCGCTGGATGCGTGAAGGGGCCCCGCGGCGGCTGCGCTGCATCGAGGCGGAGATCATGGATCTCTCCGACGACATCGCCTATTCCGTGCACGACTTCGAGGACGCCATCGTGAACGGCTACCTCGACGTCGCGCAGCTGGCGGACCCGCTGGAGCATGACGCCCTGGTCGGACGGATCCAGCAGTGGGTGGGGTATGACTTCACACGGGATGAGCTGGCCGACGCGCTGTACCGGCTGGCCACCCAGTCGATGTGGCTGTCGTCGTTCGACCGCTCCCGTCGCGACCTCGCTCGTCTGAAGAACCTGACCAGCGACCTCATCGGGCGCTTCGCCCGTGCCGCCGTCTCGGCGACGCGCGAAGCGTACCCGGGGACCGCACTGGTCCGGTACAACGCGCATGTCGTCGTGCCCAGGGTCGTCGAAGCCGAGATCGCAGTCCTCAAGGGCATCATGGGGCAGGCGATCGTGACGATCGAGGCGCGCAAGGGCGTCTACAAGGAGCAGCGGCGCGTGCTGCGGCGTCTCGCCGACTCGCTCTGGTCGACGGACGCGCTGTGGTCGGCGGGAGCCGACGTGCTCGAACCCGCCTTCACGGCGGACTTCGTCGCCGCGACCACCGACGCCGAGCGTGCCAGGGTCGTCGTCGACCAGGTCGCGAGTCTCACCGACCAGAGCGCCATCGACTGGCACAACCGCCTGGTCGGAGAGATCGATCCTGCCGAGGTGGGGATCTGGACTCCGCGCCATGCGCGTCCGGGTTCGCGCGCGCATGTCGGCAGGCAGACGGTCGCCGAAGGAGCGGTCTGATGCCGCGGATCCGGCAGGCGGACGTCGATGAGGTCAAAGCGCGGACGAACATCGCGGACATCGTGGGGGAGCGCGTCGCGCTGAAATCGGCGGGCGTCGGGTCCCTCAAGGGACTGTGCCCTTTTCACGACGAGAAGAGCCCCAGCTTCCACGTACGGCCGCAGGTCGGCTATTACCACTGCTTCGGCTGCGGTGAGTCGGGCGACGTGTACTCGTTCCTGCGCGAGATGGATCACGTCAGCTTCACCGAGGCGGTGGAGCGGCTCGCCGGTCGCATCGGCTACGCGCTGCACTACGAAGACGGCGGTTCGGCACCGGAGACGAGCGGTCGCAGCAGGCTCTATGCCGCGAACACCGCGGCCGCGGAGTTCTTCCGCGCTCAGCTGCTCTCACCCGAGGCGGAGATCGGCCGACGGTTCCTCGGCGAGCGGGGCTTCGACGCGGGGGCGGCAGCCCACTTCGGGGTCGGCTTCGCGCCGAAGGGCTGGGACGCGATGCTCAAGGCGCTCACCGCGCAGGGCTTCACGCGAGACGAGCTGAGCGCCGCGGGTCTCGTCTCCACGGGCCAGCGGGGCGTATACGACCGTTTCCGTGGGCGCCTGGTCTGGCCGATCCGCGACGTCTCCGGTCAGACGATCGGCTTCGGCGCGAGGAAGCTCTTCGACGACGACCAGGGACCCAAGTACCTGAACACCCCCGAGACACCCATCTACAAGAAGGCCCAGGTGCTCTACGGGCTGGACCTCGCCAAGCGGGACATCGCTCGCGGCGACCCGCGGCGCGTTGTGGTCGTCGAGGGCTACACCGATGTGATGGCCTGCCATCTGGCCGGGCTCACGACGGCGATCGCCACCTGCGGCACGGCGTTCGGCACCGACCACATCAAGGTGCTGCGACGCGTGATGGGCGATGACAACGCATCCGGTGAGGTGGTGTTCACCTTCGATGGCGACGAGGCTGGTCAGAAGGCGGCGCTGCGCGCGTTCACCGAGGACGACCGTTTCAACGCGCAGACCTTCGTCGCGGTGGCACCGGATGGCTTGGATCCGTGTGATCTGCGCCTGCAGCGCGGCGATGCCGCCGTGCGGGGACTGATGGATGCCAAGGTGCCGATGTTCGAGTTCGCGATCGACCGCAAGCTCGGCGGCTTCGA from Microbacterium sp. LWO13-1.2 includes the following:
- a CDS encoding TRIC cation channel family protein; this encodes MTEPQFFIPLWADLLGVGLGGIQGAMFASGFQGQRRLDLLGVSIIGILIGMGGGLIRDLLLGQPPATLQNNWYLVTAGGAAIIGMLLAGLLNRANAIIVGLDAVVIGMFGAFGTSKALGLGVPPVPAVFIGVCAAVGGSVLRDVIMGLPVAIMHVGSLYAVAAAAGCTVIVIANAVGVNLAVAGVIGIVVTAIIRVLAVAFDLSLPEQRRLYRRKVAAETGTIPIVKP
- the recO gene encoding DNA repair protein RecO, producing the protein MPTYRDEAVILRTHKLGEADRIVTMLSRRHGKVRAVAKGVRRTSSKFGSRLEPFMVADVQLYQGRSLDIVQQAESLGSYGTEIAAHYERFTSASAMVETADRLSDSEATPDQYLLLVGGLRALSRGEHAPRSILDSYLLRVMALSGWAPSLEDCARCAARGPHTTFVGQLGGLVCVDCAPAGSPRIAEATLSLLRSLMAGEWDAVDAASPVATASASGLIAAYAQWHLERGIRSLAHISVPPREGPR
- a CDS encoding isoprenyl transferase yields the protein MTPKPYTHKDAVAYRPLDWTGIQPPVFPAVPEHVAIVMDGNGRWANRRGLSRVEGHKAGEEVLLDVVAGAIQAGVKHLSVYAFSTENWARSPEEVRFLMGYNRDVLHRRRDQLNEWGVRVRWAGRKPRLWGSVIKELQYAEQLTRGNDVLTLTMCVNYGGRVELVDAMRALASEVAAGRLKPNAITEKMIRRNLYVPDMPDVDLFLRSSGEQRTSNFLLWESAYAEMVFLDTLWPDFSREELWRAIGIYLSRDRRFGGAVDAPGSA
- a CDS encoding AAA family ATPase is translated as MSSRMLFAADPLPFRPQRVLIAGVTGSGKTTLAARIGKAWGLRHVEIDALFHGPHWTPRPDFLDDVGAFAATERWITEWQYTSKGTDEIMTPRAQLVIWLDYPYPVVRSRLIRRTLGRSILRTRMYNGNVEKPIWKLLMTRDPDHNILAWQTKTLRHWTERMPTIADTFPHLTIVRLAHPRETEKWLRVQAEPGASTAPPKRRSRER
- a CDS encoding AAA family ATPase, whose protein sequence is MLSADDPLPFRPERVLIAGITGSGKTTLASRIDEAWGLRHVEIDALFHGRNWTPRPEFLDDVRAFAAEERWVTEWQYTSKGTDAILAPRAQLVLWLDYPYPLVRRRLVGRTLKRRVFRTRLWNGNREPNLLQALTVRGEENILDWQRNTRDKWAQRMPAIQADFPHLTIVRLRHPRETEAWLRLPRS
- a CDS encoding DsbA family oxidoreductase — its product is MTEPISIDIWSDIACPWCYIGKRNLETGLAAVAADEDAPEVKVTFHSFELSPDTPVDFDGDEVDFLAGHKGMPRDQVEQMLAHVTGVAEAAGLGYRFDLLQHTNTVKAHELLHFAKAQGLQHEMEERLMSAYFTEGKHVGRIDDLVELAAEVGLDADDAREALQTARYLPAVRQDQEQARAYGIQGVPFFVIDGQYGISGAQPPAAFENVLRDLWAKRGAPVEA
- a CDS encoding metallophosphoesterase family protein, with amino-acid sequence MPDRMPMSRRTVITAGALGALGAALPIGAAHAESAPPSDPATATSSASGSPRANGPRLRFRAGGTFKVVQFNDTQDDEQTDRRTVELIEKVLDQEKPDFVVINGDVISSGCETRLAVKQAINNVVWPMESRRIPWAVTYGNHDEDSLPESGVDEAGMLQIYRSYEFNMNADNARGLTGTSNTIVPISSSRKKNREAFSLWLLDSGRYAPDAINGQDFTGYPTWDWLRMDQVAWYREQSQRLEQRRGQKVPGLMFIHIALWEHRFMWWGGVDTRTEADAARGRDRHGIVGERNEDECPGPFNSGLFNAILERGDVKGVFVGHDHVNDYVGDYYGIKLGYAPGTGFGAYGLSGDERNRMRGGRVFELTEVGDEVSIATRVVYARDLGIDLTANDQPMEPLPLAPRQEQI
- a CDS encoding glutathione peroxidase, which encodes MTDSALRSIPFTDAQGAEKTLDDLGADVVLVVNVASKCGLTPQYEQLEELQRLYGDRGFTVLGFPSNQFFGQEPGSVEEILEFCSTTYGVTFPLADKVKVNGKNATELYKALKQTPDAGGKAGRVEWNFEKFLVLPDGEVQRFRPKQKPDAPEIVSAIESALVTARR
- the dusB gene encoding tRNA dihydrouridine synthase DusB, translating into MTLAPATVRPLRIGPIALDVPVVLAPMAGITNTAFRRLCREYGAGLYVSEMITSRALVERNETTMRLIRHHESETPRSIQLYGVDPKTIAEAVRIIVAEDHADHIDLNFGCPVPKVTRKGGGAALPWKSRLFADIVDQAVKAAGPVPLTVKMRKGIDKDHLTFLEAGRAAEDAGAAAVALHARTAGEYYSGHADWNAIGELKQAVTSIPVLGNGDIWSADDAVRMMAETDCDGVVVGRGCLGRPWLFGELAAAFGAPSRPVDATLGFVANAFRRHAELIVEFYEDESHGCRDIRKHVSWYFKGYPVGGDIRTGLATASSLAEIDDLLGQLDHTAPYPGADAEGQRGRAGHAKRTALPDKWLESREIEASASEMMRGAEIENSGG
- a CDS encoding deoxyguanosinetriphosphate triphosphohydrolase is translated as MVADLRTDGYDPRDAERFFAETHRSERNDFARDRARVVHSAALRRLAAKTQVLSPASTADFARNRLTHSLEVAQVGRELATALGVSEDVVDTACLSHDLGHPPFGHNGERALNEWAEHIGGFEGNAQSLRILTRLEAKVLDDDDHSVGLNLTRATLDATCKYPWTVDSPVPDPGGRLKFGVYPEDEAVFRWMREGAPRRLRCIEAEIMDLSDDIAYSVHDFEDAIVNGYLDVAQLADPLEHDALVGRIQQWVGYDFTRDELADALYRLATQSMWLSSFDRSRRDLARLKNLTSDLIGRFARAAVSATREAYPGTALVRYNAHVVVPRVVEAEIAVLKGIMGQAIVTIEARKGVYKEQRRVLRRLADSLWSTDALWSAGADVLEPAFTADFVAATTDAERARVVVDQVASLTDQSAIDWHNRLVGEIDPAEVGIWTPRHARPGSRAHVGRQTVAEGAV
- the dnaG gene encoding DNA primase, with the protein product MPRIRQADVDEVKARTNIADIVGERVALKSAGVGSLKGLCPFHDEKSPSFHVRPQVGYYHCFGCGESGDVYSFLREMDHVSFTEAVERLAGRIGYALHYEDGGSAPETSGRSRLYAANTAAAEFFRAQLLSPEAEIGRRFLGERGFDAGAAAHFGVGFAPKGWDAMLKALTAQGFTRDELSAAGLVSTGQRGVYDRFRGRLVWPIRDVSGQTIGFGARKLFDDDQGPKYLNTPETPIYKKAQVLYGLDLAKRDIARGDPRRVVVVEGYTDVMACHLAGLTTAIATCGTAFGTDHIKVLRRVMGDDNASGEVVFTFDGDEAGQKAALRAFTEDDRFNAQTFVAVAPDGLDPCDLRLQRGDAAVRGLMDAKVPMFEFAIDRKLGGFDLATVEGRVGALRAASPIVAEIRDRLLRPGYERVLARRLGMDPTEVHSEVERAARGGAQTNRRESAPAESSAGLTGIAPVTLGSLPRTADVALERDALMGALQYGHQVDHELLTRALADDFRTPGLDAVREAVASAANRARAGWATDAVNAVREPYRSLAGELLMTPFPARNEESAVASTTDLARRLILRRLQQDKFELNSALQRVPADSDGGRALRMRLRDLDAERQRFTES